From one Cynocephalus volans isolate mCynVol1 chromosome X, mCynVol1.pri, whole genome shotgun sequence genomic stretch:
- the LOC134366576 gene encoding EOLA-like protein, with amino-acid sequence MKICCLSFRQPYAGFVLNGVKTLKSRWCPLLDSHQNHTIAIHIANRDWEDDAWWELLQGRLGMTPAQIQALLREGEKFGRGEVAGLIDVGESLECPENLAPEEVVELENQAVLTNPQRKYLTAISNPRWLLEPLPSKGGKDIFQVDIPERLIPLGQKV; translated from the exons ATGAAGATCTGTTGCCTCTCCTTCCGGCAGCCTTATGCTGGCTTTGTCTTAAACGGGGTCAAGACATTGAAGTCACGTTGGTGTCCCCTGCTCGACAGCCACCAGAACCATACCATTGCCATCCACATTGCTAACAGGGACTGGGAAGACGATGCCTGGTGGGAGCTGCTGCAGGGGAGGCTCGGGATGACGCCCGCTCAGATTCAGGCCTTGCTTCGGGAAGGGGAAAAGTTCGGCCGAGGAGAGGTAGCTG GGCTCATTGACGTTGGGGAATCTTTGGAGTGTCCCGAAAACTTAGCTCCTGAGGAGGTCGTGGAACTGGAAAATCAAGCTGTCCTGACCAACCCGCAGCGGAAGTACCTGACTGCGATTTCCAACCCCAGGTGGTTACTGGAGCCCTTACCTAGCAAAGGGGGAAAGGATATATTTCAGGTGGACATCCCAGAGCGCCTGATCCCTTTGGGGCAGAAGGTGTGA